In one Microbacterium invictum genomic region, the following are encoded:
- the hrpA gene encoding ATP-dependent RNA helicase HrpA produces the protein MPTTAPVIAYPPELPVSAARDEIAAAIRDHQVVIVAGATGSGKTTQLPKICLELGRERIAHTQPRRIAARSIAERIAEELEVPLGGTVGYKVRFTDQVSDDTRVALMTDGILLNEIHRDRLLRRYDTIIVDEAHERSLNVDFLIGYLTRILPKRPDLKVIITSATIDPQSFAAHFADRSGTPAPIIEVSGRTYPVEIRYRPATEHEDDDIDGLLSALRELDREPAGDVLVFLPGEAEIRDAMDAVRGMYARDVAPTEVLPLYGRLTSAEQHRVFERSSTAGIRRRIILATNVAETSLTVPGIRYVIDTGTARISRYSNRSKIQRLPIEPVSQASAQQRAGRAGRTAPGVAIRLYSEDDFLSRPEFTEPEILRTSLAAVLLQMLSLGFGDVASFPFLTRPDSRGVKAALDLLTELGAVHAGERGPRLTDIGRRIARLPIDPRFARMLIEAERTKVLAPVLAIVAGLSIQDVRERPEERREEADRLHARFTDPTSDFLTLLNLWKHLREQQAELGSSAFRRLCRSEHLNYVRVREWFDVHRQLSALLGARRADAADTADPDDIHRAILSGLLSQIGILDERPSSRPDERGRDRRRGDQGRAEYRGARGTRFAIFPGSGLRKRRPAAVMAAELVETSRLFARTVAEIDPAWAEALAGDLAHRSVSEPHWSKSAGAASAYEKITLFGVEIIPRRRVQLARFDRPLAREMFVRHALVEGDVDLSYLDKRLSAFERRNADLRRRLEKLEERERRRDILAGDEAVYAFYDARLPADVFDVRSFERWWKDASTRTPRLLDMSEADLLDDAARADERDFPTRWRQGDQVLSLAYRFEPGAPDDGVTVVIPLPLLAQLRPDGFDWQVPGLRPELIAALIRSLPKAIRRHVVPAADWAARLGDELHGQGPEATDGRPDTTLTVALARLIQRAASQPVGEEDFDLERIPGHLRMSFRAVDDRGRALGSDRDLTALQDRLRGRARSSVARTLERPTAKVAAAGASATAATGVTVAERTGITTWDLGDLPALVDTRVAGGVVRGYPALLDERESVALRIESTPDAAAAALRAGVRRLLLLAVPSPATYVLEHLTAPEKLALAASPYPSARALIEDARSTLADAVLDRVAGSEPVRSAAVFARAREEFSRAGVDELFALVSLAAKILTAGREVERAVRAVTSMALLGALGDIKAQLAGLIFPGFLSRTGAARLAHLPRYLRAAADRASTLADNPGRDRQRLTEFERAAAAYAEAGGVIPLPPDAPHALVRARWMLEEYRVSLFAQPLGTAEPVSLQRIQKALRE, from the coding sequence ATGCCCACGACCGCCCCGGTGATCGCCTACCCGCCCGAGCTGCCCGTCAGCGCGGCCCGGGACGAGATCGCCGCCGCCATCCGCGACCACCAGGTGGTGATCGTCGCGGGGGCGACCGGTTCGGGCAAGACCACGCAGCTGCCGAAGATCTGCCTCGAGCTCGGGCGGGAGCGCATCGCGCACACCCAGCCCCGCCGCATCGCCGCCCGCTCGATCGCGGAGCGGATCGCCGAGGAGCTCGAGGTGCCTCTCGGCGGCACGGTCGGATACAAGGTGCGCTTCACCGACCAGGTCTCCGACGACACGCGGGTCGCCCTCATGACCGACGGGATCCTCCTCAACGAGATCCACCGCGACCGGCTGCTGCGCCGCTACGACACGATCATCGTCGACGAGGCGCACGAGCGGTCGCTGAACGTCGACTTCCTGATCGGCTACCTCACCCGCATCCTGCCGAAGCGTCCCGACCTCAAAGTCATCATCACCTCCGCCACGATCGATCCGCAGAGTTTCGCGGCGCACTTCGCCGACCGCTCGGGCACCCCCGCGCCGATCATCGAGGTCTCCGGACGCACCTACCCCGTCGAGATCCGCTACCGTCCCGCCACGGAGCACGAGGACGACGACATCGACGGGCTGCTGTCGGCCCTGCGAGAGCTCGATCGCGAACCGGCAGGCGATGTGCTGGTGTTCCTCCCCGGCGAGGCCGAGATCCGCGACGCCATGGATGCCGTCCGCGGCATGTACGCCAGGGACGTCGCACCCACCGAGGTCCTCCCCCTCTACGGCCGGCTCACCTCGGCGGAGCAGCACCGGGTGTTCGAACGCTCGAGCACCGCGGGGATCCGTCGCCGCATCATCCTCGCGACCAACGTCGCCGAGACGAGCCTCACGGTGCCCGGCATCCGGTACGTCATCGACACCGGCACGGCCCGCATCTCGCGGTACAGCAACCGCAGCAAGATCCAGCGGCTCCCGATCGAGCCGGTCTCCCAGGCCTCGGCCCAGCAGCGCGCGGGCCGCGCCGGGCGGACCGCGCCGGGCGTCGCGATCCGGCTGTACAGCGAGGACGACTTCCTCTCTCGACCCGAATTCACCGAGCCCGAGATCCTGCGGACGAGCCTCGCCGCCGTGCTCCTGCAGATGCTCAGCCTCGGCTTCGGAGACGTGGCATCGTTCCCGTTCCTCACGCGCCCGGATTCTCGCGGCGTGAAAGCGGCGCTCGATCTCCTCACCGAGCTCGGCGCCGTGCACGCCGGGGAGCGCGGCCCGCGGCTGACCGACATCGGACGCCGCATCGCGCGGCTGCCCATCGACCCGCGCTTCGCGCGCATGCTGATCGAGGCCGAGCGGACGAAGGTGCTCGCTCCGGTGCTCGCGATCGTCGCGGGCCTGTCGATCCAGGACGTCCGCGAGCGACCGGAGGAGCGTCGCGAGGAGGCCGACCGCCTCCACGCCCGCTTCACCGATCCGACCAGCGACTTCCTCACGCTGCTGAATCTGTGGAAGCACCTGCGCGAGCAGCAGGCCGAGCTCGGCTCGAGCGCGTTCCGGCGGCTGTGCCGCAGCGAGCACCTGAACTATGTGCGCGTTCGGGAATGGTTCGACGTGCACCGGCAGCTCAGTGCGCTGCTGGGTGCGAGAAGAGCGGATGCCGCGGACACGGCCGATCCCGATGACATCCACCGGGCGATCCTGTCCGGCCTCCTCTCGCAGATCGGCATCCTCGACGAGCGCCCGAGCTCCCGACCCGATGAGCGCGGTCGTGATCGCCGGCGCGGCGACCAGGGACGCGCCGAGTACCGCGGCGCGCGAGGAACACGCTTCGCGATTTTCCCCGGCTCGGGGCTGCGCAAGCGCCGCCCCGCGGCGGTGATGGCCGCCGAACTCGTGGAGACCTCGCGCCTGTTCGCCCGCACCGTCGCCGAGATCGACCCCGCCTGGGCGGAGGCCCTCGCCGGCGATCTCGCGCACCGCAGCGTCAGCGAACCCCACTGGTCCAAGAGCGCGGGCGCGGCGTCGGCGTACGAGAAGATCACGCTGTTCGGGGTCGAGATCATCCCGCGGCGCCGGGTGCAGCTGGCCCGCTTCGACCGGCCGCTGGCCCGGGAGATGTTCGTGCGCCACGCGCTCGTCGAGGGCGACGTGGATCTGTCGTACCTCGACAAGCGGCTCAGCGCGTTCGAGCGCCGCAACGCCGACCTGCGCCGACGGCTGGAGAAGCTCGAGGAGCGCGAACGCCGCCGAGACATCCTCGCCGGCGACGAGGCGGTCTACGCGTTCTACGATGCGCGCCTGCCGGCCGACGTCTTCGACGTGCGCTCGTTCGAGCGGTGGTGGAAGGACGCCTCGACCCGCACCCCGCGCCTGCTCGACATGAGCGAGGCCGATCTCCTCGACGACGCCGCCCGCGCGGACGAGCGCGACTTCCCCACCCGGTGGCGGCAGGGCGATCAGGTGCTCTCGCTCGCCTACCGGTTCGAGCCCGGCGCTCCCGACGACGGCGTCACCGTCGTCATCCCGCTGCCGCTTCTCGCACAGCTGCGCCCCGACGGCTTCGACTGGCAGGTGCCGGGGCTTCGTCCCGAGCTCATCGCCGCGCTCATCCGCTCCCTCCCCAAGGCCATCCGCCGTCACGTGGTCCCCGCCGCCGACTGGGCGGCCCGGCTCGGCGATGAGCTCCACGGTCAGGGCCCAGAGGCCACCGACGGTCGTCCCGACACGACGCTCACCGTCGCCCTCGCGCGGCTGATCCAACGCGCCGCCAGCCAGCCGGTGGGCGAGGAGGACTTCGATCTGGAGCGGATCCCCGGGCACCTCCGCATGTCGTTCCGCGCCGTGGACGATCGGGGCCGGGCCCTCGGCAGCGATCGCGACCTCACCGCACTCCAGGACCGCCTCCGCGGCCGCGCACGTTCCTCGGTCGCCCGCACCCTCGAGCGCCCGACCGCGAAAGTCGCCGCGGCCGGGGCGTCGGCGACTGCGGCGACGGGAGTCACGGTCGCCGAGCGCACCGGGATCACGACCTGGGATCTCGGCGACCTCCCGGCCCTCGTCGACACCCGGGTCGCGGGCGGCGTCGTGCGAGGCTACCCCGCCCTTCTCGACGAGCGGGAGAGCGTGGCCCTGCGGATCGAGTCGACTCCGGATGCCGCGGCCGCGGCCCTGCGCGCAGGCGTGCGACGGCTGCTGCTGCTCGCGGTGCCCTCCCCGGCGACCTACGTCCTCGAGCACCTCACCGCCCCGGAGAAGCTCGCGCTCGCCGCGAGCCCCTACCCGTCGGCCCGGGCGCTCATCGAGGACGCGCGCTCGACGCTCGCCGACGCGGTCCTCGACCGTGTCGCAGGCTCGGAGCCCGTGCGGTCGGCCGCGGTGTTCGCGCGGGCCCGCGAGGAGTTCTCTCGCGCAGGCGTCGACGAGCTGTTCGCCCTGGTGTCCCTGGCGGCGAAGATCCTCACGGCCGGGCGCGAGGTCGAGCGGGCTGTCCGCGCCGTGACCTCGATGGCGCTCCTCGGCGCTCTCGGCGACATCAAGGCGCAGCTGGCGGGCCTGATCTTCCCCGGCTTCCTCTCCCGCACCGGCGCCGCCCGGCTCGCCCACCTCCCGCGCTACCTGCGTGCCGCCGCCGACCGGGCGTCCACCCTCGCCGACAACCCCGGCCGCGACCGGCAGCGACTGACCGAGTTCGAACGCGCCGCGGCGGCCTACGCCGAGGCGGGCGGGGTCATCCCGCTCCCGCCGGACGCGCCGCATGCGCTTGTGCGCGCCCGGTGGATGCTGGAGGAGTACCGGGTCAGCCTGTTCGCCCAGCCGCTCGGCACGGCCGAGCCCGTGTCGCTGCAGCGCATCCAGAAGGCGCTCCGGGAATAG